A genome region from Pseudanabaena sp. Chao 1811 includes the following:
- the clpB gene encoding ATP-dependent chaperone ClpB, with protein MQPTNPNQFTEKAWAAIARTPDVVKAAQQQQIEPEHLLKSLLEEEGLASSIFSKAGINIQRLRDRTDEFINRQPKVSSSNSAVYLGKNLDVLLDRADKERKSFGDEFISIEHILLPYCKDDRFGKTLYQEMGLDEAKLRNIIQQVRGNQKVTDQNPENKYEALTKYGRDLTELAREGKLDPVIGRDDEIRRTIQILSRRTKNNPVLIGEPGVGKTAIAEGLAQRILSGDVPESLQGRKLIALDMGGLIAGAKYRGEFEERLKAVLKEVTESSGQFILFIDEIHTVVGAGATQGAMDAGNLLKPMLARGELRCIGATTLDEYRKYIEKDAALERRFQQVYVDQPNVEDTISILRGLRDRYELHHGVKISDTALVAAATLSNRYISDRFLPDKAIDLVDEAAAKLKMEITSQPEALDEINRKVIQLEMECLSLKKETDRESLDRLEKLNKELGDLKEEQTTLKAQWEAEKQVIDNIRKLKEAIEHVNVEIQQSERDYDLNKAAELKYGKLTDLQRQLEIAEVNLEEAKTSGRSLLRQEVTEEDIAEIISKWSGIPVSKLVESEKEKLLQLENVLHDRVVGQEEAVTAIADAIQRSRAGLADPNRPIASFIFLGPTGVGKTELAKALAAYLFDTEDSMVRIDMSEYMEKHSVSRLVGAPPGYVGYEEGGQLTEAVRRRPYAVILFDEIEKAHPDVFNIMLQILDDGRVTDSQGRTVDFKNSIIIMTSNVGSQFILDIAGDDSKYEEMRDRVMESMRSSFRPEFLNRIDEIVIFHALRRDELRRIVKLQVKRLEQRLGDRRMTLKLADAALDFIAEVGYDPVYGARPLKRIIQRQLETQIAKGILRGDYTDGDTIFVDIENERLAFRRLSGDLITVS; from the coding sequence ATGCAACCAACTAATCCAAATCAATTTACCGAAAAAGCATGGGCGGCGATCGCAAGGACACCCGACGTGGTGAAAGCAGCCCAACAACAACAAATAGAGCCAGAGCATTTACTAAAATCCTTGCTAGAGGAAGAAGGGCTAGCATCAAGTATTTTTAGCAAAGCGGGGATCAATATTCAGCGTTTACGCGATCGCACTGATGAGTTTATTAATCGTCAGCCTAAAGTATCTAGCTCAAATAGTGCAGTTTATCTAGGCAAAAACTTAGATGTATTACTAGATCGTGCCGACAAGGAACGTAAAAGTTTTGGCGATGAGTTTATTTCCATCGAACATATTTTGCTGCCCTATTGCAAAGATGATCGCTTCGGAAAAACCCTATATCAAGAAATGGGACTCGATGAAGCCAAGCTCCGTAATATTATTCAGCAAGTCCGAGGCAATCAAAAAGTGACAGACCAAAATCCTGAGAACAAATACGAAGCATTAACCAAATATGGTCGTGATCTCACCGAATTAGCCCGTGAGGGCAAGCTTGATCCCGTAATTGGTCGTGATGATGAAATTCGCCGCACGATCCAAATTTTGTCGCGCCGCACCAAAAACAATCCTGTCCTAATTGGTGAACCGGGTGTGGGTAAAACAGCGATCGCTGAAGGTTTAGCCCAACGCATCCTCAGTGGTGATGTTCCTGAATCTTTACAGGGGCGTAAGTTGATTGCCCTCGATATGGGTGGACTAATTGCTGGTGCAAAATATCGCGGTGAATTTGAGGAAAGACTAAAAGCTGTCCTCAAGGAAGTGACTGAATCAAGTGGACAATTTATTCTCTTTATCGATGAAATCCATACCGTAGTCGGTGCGGGTGCAACACAGGGTGCAATGGATGCAGGTAACTTGCTGAAGCCAATGCTAGCTCGTGGTGAGTTGCGTTGTATTGGTGCAACTACCCTCGATGAATATCGCAAATATATTGAGAAAGATGCTGCCCTTGAGCGTCGCTTCCAACAGGTATATGTCGATCAACCAAATGTTGAAGATACAATCTCAATCCTGCGTGGTCTGCGCGATCGCTACGAGTTGCATCATGGCGTAAAAATCTCGGATACGGCGCTGGTAGCGGCGGCAACCCTTTCTAATCGCTATATTAGCGATCGCTTTTTGCCAGACAAGGCGATCGATCTCGTCGATGAAGCTGCGGCGAAGTTAAAAATGGAAATCACCTCTCAACCTGAAGCCCTTGATGAAATCAATCGTAAGGTGATTCAGCTAGAGATGGAGTGCCTCTCTCTAAAAAAGGAAACTGATCGTGAGTCCCTAGATCGTCTCGAAAAACTGAACAAGGAACTGGGCGACTTAAAGGAAGAACAAACCACCCTCAAGGCTCAGTGGGAAGCTGAAAAACAGGTAATCGATAATATCCGCAAACTGAAGGAAGCAATCGAGCATGTCAATGTCGAAATTCAGCAATCGGAACGTGACTATGATCTGAATAAAGCTGCCGAACTCAAGTATGGCAAGCTTACCGATTTACAACGTCAATTAGAAATTGCTGAGGTCAATCTCGAAGAAGCCAAAACGTCAGGGCGATCGCTATTGCGCCAAGAAGTCACCGAAGAAGACATTGCTGAAATCATTTCTAAATGGTCGGGTATACCCGTTAGCAAGCTGGTGGAATCGGAAAAAGAAAAACTCTTGCAATTGGAAAATGTTCTCCATGATCGCGTCGTTGGACAAGAGGAAGCAGTAACAGCGATCGCCGATGCCATTCAGCGATCGCGGGCAGGACTCGCCGATCCGAACCGTCCGATCGCCAGCTTCATCTTTTTAGGTCCCACGGGTGTCGGTAAAACTGAACTTGCTAAAGCCCTTGCTGCCTATCTCTTCGATACCGAAGACTCGATGGTGCGGATTGATATGTCTGAATATATGGAGAAACACAGCGTTTCCCGTTTAGTCGGCGCACCTCCCGGATATGTCGGTTACGAGGAAGGCGGACAATTGACTGAAGCCGTGCGTCGTCGTCCCTATGCCGTAATTCTCTTTGATGAAATTGAGAAAGCCCACCCCGATGTATTTAACATCATGCTGCAAATCCTCGATGATGGTCGTGTTACTGATTCTCAAGGTCGCACCGTTGACTTTAAGAATTCGATTATCATCATGACCAGCAACGTTGGTTCGCAATTCATTCTCGATATTGCGGGGGATGACTCTAAGTATGAAGAAATGCGTGATCGCGTGATGGAGTCGATGCGCTCTAGCTTCCGTCCCGAATTCCTTAACCGTATTGATGAAATTGTAATCTTCCATGCTCTCCGCCGTGACGAATTGCGCCGTATCGTTAAGCTGCAAGTCAAGCGTTTAGAACAACGTTTAGGCGATCGCCGCATGACCCTCAAACTTGCCGATGCTGCCCTAGACTTTATTGCGGAAGTTGGCTATGACCCTGTATACGGTGCGCGTCCACTCAAACGGATCATTCAGCGTCAACTAGAAACTCAAATTGCGAAGGGAATCTTGCGTGGTGACTATACTGATGGCGACACAATTTTTGTCGATATCGAAAATGAGCGTCTTGCCTTCAGACGACTTTCTGGAGATCTAATCACTGTTTCTTAA
- the aat gene encoding leucyl/phenylalanyl-tRNA--protein transferase, producing MERFDIRSVIDGYSQGYFLMAEGDGQPIEWYYTNERTLIPLDDRFRYPKSLQRAINQNRFEVKIDSAFEQVVEGCADRETTWISNELRSLYFNLHQAGWAHSFETWQGDKLAGGILGIAIRGVFIGESMFFKIPEGSKVAMVKLVEHLRSRGYGLFDAQLMNPHLARFGAYEIDDQSYQNLLQKALTKSCVFV from the coding sequence GTGGAAAGATTTGATATCCGCAGCGTTATTGACGGTTATAGCCAAGGCTACTTTTTGATGGCCGAAGGTGATGGGCAGCCGATTGAGTGGTATTACACGAATGAACGCACCTTGATCCCCCTTGACGATCGCTTTCGATATCCCAAATCTTTGCAGCGGGCAATCAATCAAAATCGCTTTGAGGTCAAAATTGATAGTGCCTTTGAGCAGGTTGTAGAAGGCTGTGCTGATCGCGAAACGACATGGATCTCCAACGAACTGCGATCGCTATATTTTAATTTGCACCAAGCAGGTTGGGCGCATAGTTTTGAGACATGGCAAGGAGACAAGTTAGCAGGCGGAATTCTGGGGATCGCCATTCGTGGCGTATTTATTGGTGAGTCGATGTTTTTTAAAATTCCTGAAGGCTCGAAGGTGGCAATGGTGAAGTTAGTAGAGCATTTGCGATCGCGGGGTTATGGTTTATTTGATGCTCAGTTAATGAATCCGCATTTAGCAAGATTTGGAGCCTATGAAATTGACGATCAAAGTTATCAAAATCTATTACAAAAAGCATTAACTAAATCTTGTGTTTTTGTATGA
- a CDS encoding Uma2 family endonuclease, whose amino-acid sequence MVAITDQRSQPQITNQVQAVIPTTSEIVYPSSDREPLAETQQHVLAILMTLALLRLYLQDQQAVVFADQFLYYIEGNPRARVAPDVMVVFDIEKRLYDNYKIWEGKQTPAIIFEVTSAGTKEVDWNFKKTLYEQLGVTEYWLFDPYGEWVAEKLQGFRLNEDDIYKPISDNCSQVLQLRVQAEEYLIVFYRLDNGEKLLTPEELYIAAQEANQRAETANQRVEVANKQALQEKARADRLAEKLRQLGVDLDDEI is encoded by the coding sequence ATGGTAGCTATCACCGATCAGCGATCGCAACCTCAAATCACCAACCAAGTACAGGCTGTCATCCCCACAACCTCAGAAATTGTCTATCCCAGTTCCGATAGAGAACCCTTGGCAGAAACCCAACAACATGTTTTAGCAATTCTGATGACCCTTGCTCTCTTGAGACTGTATTTACAGGATCAGCAAGCGGTGGTCTTTGCCGATCAATTTCTCTATTACATTGAGGGCAATCCCAGAGCTAGAGTTGCACCTGATGTGATGGTAGTTTTCGATATTGAGAAACGACTCTATGATAATTATAAAATTTGGGAGGGAAAGCAAACTCCTGCAATTATCTTTGAGGTAACATCCGCAGGGACAAAAGAAGTAGATTGGAACTTTAAGAAGACGCTATATGAGCAATTAGGGGTTACGGAATATTGGCTATTCGATCCCTATGGTGAATGGGTTGCCGAAAAGTTGCAAGGTTTTCGACTGAATGAGGATGATATATATAAGCCCATCAGCGACAATTGCAGCCAAGTTTTGCAACTAAGAGTACAAGCTGAAGAATATCTGATCGTTTTTTACCGTCTCGATAATGGAGAGAAGTTGCTCACTCCTGAAGAGTTATACATCGCCGCGCAGGAGGCTAATCAAAGAGCAGAAACGGCTAATCAAAGGGTAGAAGTAGCTAATAAGCAGGCGTTACAGGAAAAAGCACGGGCTGATCGGCTTGCAGAGAAGCTACGGCAGTTGGGTGTTGATTTAGATGATGAGATCTAA
- a CDS encoding serine/threonine protein kinase — translation MTELHQTGEIVQERYRISHVLGQGGIGITYAAEDLQTGDLVALKALSLRRMNEWKVLELFEREAKVLAQLDHPAIPRYLDYFQIDHQSDRDFYIVQQLVEGRSLAQEIANGWHGGESDIKQIAEQVLDVLIYLHELKPPVVHRDIKPQNLIRQPNGKIALVDFGAVQDTYRNTQIGGSTIVGTYGYMPPEQFRGKSLPATDLYALGATILFLLTGRSPADLPEVRFKINFRDSVDISPHFADWLEKMIEPAIEDRFSTARQALRALQTPKNLPPIEQRIKALDIQHLLNQTGDRPVSQRRYEKPLGSRIELKKTDYFLEIDIPPTGGRGEGVSLLIFAICWNGFLVFWTSLASRAGFFALFSIPFWLVGIGMAYTALSTVFGKVHLLIGDRNFSLEWDILGAKRRIQGKTQDLRPLELKSFYEVNNQPVMQLCLNQGVYSHKFGSGLSRVEKEWLMQEINDFLEIWRSQH, via the coding sequence GTGACAGAACTACATCAAACTGGGGAAATAGTTCAAGAACGTTATCGTATTTCTCATGTTTTGGGACAGGGGGGAATTGGTATCACTTATGCTGCTGAGGATTTGCAAACGGGCGATCTCGTTGCACTTAAGGCTTTATCGCTGCGGCGGATGAATGAATGGAAAGTATTAGAGCTATTTGAACGGGAAGCCAAGGTCTTAGCCCAACTTGATCATCCTGCTATTCCCCGTTACCTAGACTATTTTCAGATCGATCATCAAAGCGATCGCGATTTTTACATCGTGCAGCAATTAGTAGAGGGGCGATCGCTTGCACAGGAAATTGCCAATGGATGGCATGGCGGCGAATCTGACATTAAACAAATTGCAGAACAAGTTCTTGATGTATTGATCTATCTCCATGAACTGAAGCCACCCGTAGTACATCGCGATATCAAACCCCAAAATCTAATTCGGCAACCCAATGGCAAAATTGCCCTTGTTGATTTTGGTGCAGTGCAAGATACCTATCGCAATACCCAAATAGGCGGTAGTACGATCGTTGGGACTTATGGCTATATGCCGCCCGAACAATTTCGTGGAAAGTCATTACCTGCCACCGATCTCTATGCACTCGGTGCAACAATTTTATTTTTACTGACAGGGCGATCGCCTGCGGACTTGCCTGAGGTCAGATTCAAAATTAACTTCCGTGATTCTGTGGATATTTCACCGCACTTTGCCGATTGGCTCGAAAAAATGATCGAACCTGCGATCGAGGATCGTTTTAGTACTGCCAGACAAGCTCTTAGAGCTTTACAAACCCCTAAAAATTTACCACCCATCGAGCAACGCATTAAGGCTCTTGATATTCAGCATTTACTCAATCAAACAGGCGATCGCCCAGTTTCTCAACGTCGCTATGAAAAGCCCCTCGGTAGTCGGATCGAACTGAAAAAGACTGACTATTTTTTAGAAATTGATATACCACCAACAGGAGGGCGAGGTGAAGGTGTCAGTTTATTAATATTTGCAATTTGCTGGAATGGCTTTCTGGTGTTTTGGACATCCTTGGCTTCGAGAGCAGGATTTTTTGCCCTATTCTCGATACCATTTTGGCTTGTGGGTATTGGCATGGCTTATACGGCTTTATCAACGGTATTTGGTAAAGTGCATCTTCTGATCGGCGATCGCAATTTCAGTCTTGAATGGGATATTCTCGGTGCAAAGCGACGTATACAGGGTAAAACTCAAGATTTGCGCCCCCTAGAGCTAAAGAGTTTTTATGAAGTCAACAATCAACCTGTCATGCAGTTATGCCTAAATCAAGGTGTCTATTCCCACAAATTTGGGTCGGGTTTGAGTCGAGTGGAAAAAGAATGGCTAATGCAAGAAATTAATGACTTTTTAGAAATATGGCGATCGCAGCATTGA
- the ilvC gene encoding ketol-acid reductoisomerase — protein sequence MARMYYDTDANLEFLAGKTVAIIGYGSQGHAHALNLKDSGVNVIVGLYQGSPSWQKAEADGLTVKTVADASAAADLIMILLPDETQKAIYATEIAPNLKAGDTLAFAHGFNIHFAQVVPPADVDVIMVAPKGPGHLVRRTYTQGQGVPALFAVYQDASGQARDRAMAYAKGIGGTRGGVLETTFREETETDLFGEQAVLCGGLCALIKAGFETLVEAGYQPELAYFECLHEVKLIVDLVVEGGMSNMRYSISNTAEYGDYTRGPRVVNAETKAEMKKILSEIQSGQFAREFVLENQAGKPGFTAMRRQEAEHQIESVGKELRSMFSWLKKI from the coding sequence ATGGCTCGGATGTACTACGACACGGACGCAAATCTTGAATTTTTAGCGGGTAAGACGGTCGCAATTATTGGCTACGGTTCTCAGGGTCACGCCCATGCCCTCAACCTCAAAGATAGCGGCGTGAATGTCATCGTGGGGTTATATCAAGGCAGTCCCTCATGGCAAAAAGCAGAAGCTGATGGTTTGACCGTTAAGACCGTAGCTGATGCGTCGGCAGCGGCTGACCTCATTATGATTCTATTGCCTGATGAAACTCAAAAAGCAATTTATGCTACCGAAATTGCACCAAACCTGAAAGCAGGGGACACCCTAGCCTTTGCTCATGGTTTCAATATCCACTTCGCACAGGTTGTACCTCCTGCTGATGTTGATGTGATCATGGTTGCCCCTAAAGGTCCTGGACACTTGGTACGCCGCACCTATACCCAAGGTCAAGGCGTTCCTGCATTGTTCGCAGTCTACCAAGATGCTTCTGGTCAAGCACGCGATCGCGCTATGGCATATGCCAAGGGTATCGGCGGCACTCGCGGCGGTGTTCTCGAAACCACCTTCCGTGAAGAAACCGAAACCGACCTCTTCGGCGAACAAGCAGTACTTTGCGGCGGTTTATGCGCTTTGATCAAGGCTGGTTTTGAAACCCTCGTTGAAGCTGGCTATCAACCCGAACTCGCTTACTTTGAGTGCTTACACGAAGTTAAGCTGATCGTTGACTTGGTGGTTGAAGGCGGTATGTCCAATATGCGCTATAGCATCTCCAACACCGCAGAATATGGCGACTACACCCGTGGACCTCGCGTCGTTAATGCCGAAACCAAGGCAGAAATGAAGAAGATCCTTTCGGAAATTCAATCTGGTCAATTTGCGCGTGAGTTCGTTCTTGAAAACCAAGCTGGTAAGCCCGGATTTACCGCAATGCGTCGTCAAGAAGCTGAGCATCAAATCGAGTCCGTTGGTAAAGAGCTACGCTCCATGTTTAGCTGGTTGAAGAAAATCTAG
- the mrdA gene encoding penicillin-binding protein 2: MTFTQRKTSPFNPTENMRTMGKGMRAAILFLLGVLMLLGILGGRLFYLQLIEGDLNQQLAENNRIRLIAKPPERGRLFDRKGNILASSRLAHVVYLWPIAQSKEKWEPIINRLAELMGVPAQNITDKLEQEGYNSPNLVRVSTAISAKLVTVLSEHSLELPGVKVEPEAVRYYPNGDMAAHLLGYTGELTAEELPKLREKGYRPGDVIGKAGVEYAFEKMLRGEWGGQQVEVDAFGKVLRILGQKPPKAGNAVKLTIDLDLEKAVEKILGEQQGGIVAMNPNNGEILAMVSHPAFDPNLFSGKISEATWKRLQEKDHPFVNRTLQVYPPASTFKVVTMTAALESKAFGTNDVLPTYPYLDVGGFQFWDHNKAGFGTIGFYEAMAYSSNTFFGQVGMRVGERTLAEWSHKYGYGEYSGIEIKEEETKGTVPDPEWKQKVVGEPWYVGNTLNMSIGQGDVQANLLQVSMMTSGVANGGFKIRPHLLLEDNDAKEWKQSLNISPTNLAALQKALKSVFEFGTASSLSSAEIAMAGKSGTAQDPPRPNHAWFTVYAPFEKPEIVVTVFAENAGGGGGSAIAAPLAVQTVEAYMQIKKQGNSPNNPPVPKVTN, from the coding sequence ATGACCTTTACGCAACGCAAAACTTCTCCCTTTAATCCCACCGAAAACATGCGCACTATGGGCAAGGGGATGCGAGCCGCAATTTTATTTTTGCTGGGCGTATTGATGCTGCTGGGAATTTTAGGGGGGCGACTATTTTATTTACAACTAATTGAGGGCGATCTCAATCAACAACTTGCAGAAAATAATCGGATTCGGCTCATTGCCAAACCACCTGAGCGTGGTCGTCTGTTTGATCGCAAAGGTAATATTCTTGCATCTAGTCGGTTAGCCCATGTGGTTTATCTTTGGCCAATTGCCCAATCCAAAGAAAAATGGGAACCAATCATTAATCGTTTAGCAGAGTTGATGGGAGTTCCCGCCCAAAACATTACCGATAAGTTAGAACAAGAGGGGTATAACTCACCCAATTTAGTCAGAGTCTCCACAGCCATTAGCGCTAAACTTGTGACGGTTCTCTCAGAGCATAGCCTCGAATTACCAGGGGTAAAGGTAGAGCCAGAAGCAGTACGCTACTACCCCAATGGCGATATGGCTGCCCATTTGCTTGGCTATACAGGAGAACTAACCGCCGAAGAGTTGCCCAAATTGCGCGAAAAAGGCTATCGTCCGGGGGATGTGATTGGTAAAGCAGGTGTAGAGTATGCCTTTGAGAAGATGTTGCGTGGTGAATGGGGTGGTCAACAGGTAGAAGTTGATGCCTTTGGTAAGGTATTGCGAATTTTAGGTCAAAAGCCACCCAAAGCAGGAAATGCTGTCAAATTAACCATCGATCTCGATTTAGAAAAAGCCGTTGAGAAGATTTTAGGGGAGCAGCAGGGCGGCATCGTGGCGATGAATCCTAACAATGGCGAAATCTTGGCAATGGTCAGTCATCCAGCTTTTGATCCCAATTTATTCTCTGGCAAAATCTCTGAAGCAACATGGAAACGACTCCAAGAAAAAGATCACCCCTTTGTCAATCGCACTCTACAGGTATATCCCCCCGCAAGTACCTTTAAGGTTGTGACGATGACTGCGGCTTTAGAGAGTAAAGCTTTTGGAACAAATGATGTCTTACCAACCTATCCATACCTTGATGTGGGAGGCTTCCAGTTTTGGGATCATAACAAGGCAGGCTTTGGCACGATTGGTTTCTATGAGGCGATGGCCTATAGCAGTAATACCTTCTTTGGTCAGGTCGGCATGCGAGTGGGTGAAAGGACTCTTGCTGAATGGTCACATAAGTATGGCTATGGCGAATATTCGGGCATTGAAATTAAAGAGGAAGAGACTAAAGGTACAGTTCCCGATCCAGAGTGGAAGCAGAAAGTGGTGGGCGAACCTTGGTATGTGGGCAATACCCTAAATATGTCGATTGGTCAGGGTGATGTCCAAGCCAATCTTTTGCAGGTTTCGATGATGACCTCTGGGGTCGCCAATGGCGGCTTTAAGATCAGACCGCATTTGCTCCTTGAAGATAATGATGCTAAGGAATGGAAACAGTCCCTAAATATATCTCCAACCAATTTAGCAGCCTTACAAAAAGCTCTCAAATCAGTATTTGAGTTTGGAACGGCTTCATCTCTAAGTTCTGCGGAAATTGCGATGGCTGGTAAATCTGGTACGGCACAAGATCCACCACGTCCTAACCATGCTTGGTTTACTGTGTATGCCCCCTTCGAGAAACCTGAAATTGTGGTGACAGTATTTGCAGAAAATGCTGGTGGTGGTGGTGGTAGCGCGATCGCTGCTCCTCTCGCAGTTCAGACGGTAGAAGCCTATATGCAAATCAAAAAGCAAGGCAATTCACCAAATAATCCCCCAGTTCCAAAAGTAACCAATTAA
- a CDS encoding ATP-binding protein: MIVTPVRPVGRKWSNLSFTSTLYLAPVLDLLLDEVPSEWQPELRLGLQEALVNAVKHGNSLDPCKQITVKFSIVSQMYWWIITDQGLEPQSSEVGKDEPTPCHDLECGRGFYILRKIFDHVQWDSDIHRLTLCKKIDRLSKPMIV, encoded by the coding sequence GTGATTGTGACACCTGTCCGTCCCGTGGGACGTAAGTGGAGTAATCTCAGTTTTACTTCAACTCTCTATCTTGCCCCAGTGCTGGACTTGTTGCTTGACGAAGTACCGTCAGAATGGCAGCCAGAACTACGGCTTGGTTTACAAGAGGCTTTGGTAAATGCAGTAAAACATGGAAATTCTCTAGATCCATGTAAACAGATCACGGTTAAATTTTCGATTGTGTCGCAAATGTACTGGTGGATCATTACTGATCAGGGACTTGAACCACAATCTTCTGAAGTTGGAAAAGATGAACCAACTCCATGTCATGACTTGGAATGTGGTAGAGGCTTTTATATACTGCGCAAGATTTTTGATCATGTGCAGTGGGATAGCGATATTCATCGTTTAACTTTATGCAAAAAGATCGATCGCTTAAGTAAGCCGATGATTGTTTAA
- a CDS encoding RelA/SpoT family protein yields the protein MTPMTLLAEAPVERLGQSLDYEKARKCDEVVGAWIPEWLRCCWEKSQRGDNLENEDVVCRALDFAYRLHDGQCRASGEPYILHPIAVASILKDLGGSNAMIAAGFLHDVVEDTEVSCEQIEEKFGKEVRQLVEGVTKLSKLSFESKTESQAENFRRMFLAMAQDIRVIIVKLADRLHNMRTLEHLRPEKQVLISRETREIFAPLANRLGLGQIKWELEDIAFKYIEPEKYQMMESLVAETHESRNEQLVEVTKVLGDRLKAMGLEDFEISGRPKHLYGIYRKMERQQKQYNEIYDIQAVRVIVNSKEECYRVLAVVHDHFCPIPGRFKDYIGLPKPNRYQSLHTAVIGPKGQPVEVQIRTWEMHHIADYGIAAHWKYKESNSTSKPLKGDDQKFTWLRQLVEWQRELKDPQEYLDSVKEDLFDSEVYVFSPKGDVYCLPRGATPVDFAYRVHTEVGNHCSGALVNSVMVPLHRPLKHGDIVSILTQNNAHPSTDWINFVATSSAKSRIRQWFKRSRREENLALGRSALERELGKNGLEALLKSDQMLKLAERCNYHTVEDLIAGIGYGETSVNAVVNKLREHQHSERYINPQKYEARHEPNHNHNSKSPILGLEGMVYSIAGCCAPLPGEAITGVVSLGSNRGITIHRNDCNNLASIPSDRLLHVAWNQRKENDQVITYPIDIRVETIDRVGVLRDILTRLSDNKINVRKANVQTKKGKAAIIDLSIDISDRHQFDRVCNQIKKMCDTLSVSRLVTE from the coding sequence ATGACTCCGATGACATTATTAGCTGAAGCTCCAGTAGAACGTCTAGGTCAGTCTCTAGATTATGAAAAAGCGCGAAAATGCGATGAAGTAGTGGGTGCGTGGATTCCAGAATGGTTGCGGTGTTGTTGGGAAAAGTCACAGAGGGGAGATAACTTAGAGAATGAGGATGTTGTTTGTCGCGCTTTAGACTTTGCCTATCGGCTGCATGATGGTCAATGCCGCGCTTCGGGGGAGCCATATATATTGCATCCGATCGCAGTTGCTTCGATTTTGAAGGATTTAGGTGGCAGCAATGCCATGATTGCCGCAGGCTTTTTGCATGATGTAGTTGAGGATACTGAGGTATCTTGCGAGCAAATTGAAGAAAAGTTTGGTAAAGAAGTCAGGCAGTTAGTTGAAGGGGTCACGAAGTTATCAAAGCTGAGTTTTGAGAGTAAAACTGAAAGTCAAGCCGAAAACTTTCGTCGGATGTTTCTGGCGATGGCACAGGACATCCGTGTAATCATTGTCAAGCTTGCCGATCGCCTGCACAATATGCGCACTCTGGAACATCTACGTCCTGAGAAACAAGTTTTAATTTCTAGGGAAACCAGAGAGATTTTTGCCCCTTTAGCTAATCGCCTTGGTTTAGGGCAGATTAAGTGGGAACTGGAAGATATCGCCTTTAAATATATTGAGCCAGAAAAATATCAAATGATGGAGTCTTTGGTTGCTGAGACCCATGAGAGCCGTAACGAGCAATTGGTGGAAGTAACCAAGGTATTAGGCGATCGCCTAAAAGCAATGGGACTAGAAGACTTTGAAATTAGTGGTAGACCCAAACATCTGTATGGCATTTACCGCAAAATGGAACGCCAACAGAAACAATATAACGAGATTTACGATATTCAAGCGGTGCGGGTGATCGTCAATAGTAAAGAGGAATGCTATCGCGTTCTCGCGGTTGTCCATGATCACTTTTGCCCAATCCCCGGACGTTTCAAAGATTACATTGGCTTGCCCAAGCCGAACCGCTATCAGTCTCTACATACTGCGGTAATTGGACCAAAGGGACAGCCTGTAGAAGTGCAGATTCGCACATGGGAAATGCACCATATCGCTGACTATGGGATTGCGGCTCATTGGAAATATAAAGAGAGCAACTCTACGAGCAAGCCCCTCAAGGGAGATGACCAGAAATTTACTTGGTTGCGTCAGTTGGTGGAATGGCAGCGCGAACTGAAAGATCCTCAGGAATATTTAGACAGCGTCAAGGAAGATTTATTTGATAGTGAGGTTTATGTCTTTAGTCCCAAGGGCGATGTGTACTGTTTGCCAAGGGGTGCAACTCCTGTAGATTTTGCCTATCGGGTACATACAGAAGTGGGGAATCATTGCTCAGGCGCGCTAGTCAATAGTGTGATGGTTCCTCTCCATCGTCCCCTTAAGCATGGTGATATTGTTTCGATTCTGACGCAAAATAATGCCCACCCTAGTACTGACTGGATTAATTTTGTCGCGACCAGTTCCGCAAAATCTCGAATTCGGCAATGGTTTAAGCGATCGCGTCGTGAGGAAAATCTTGCCCTCGGTCGCAGTGCATTAGAGCGAGAATTGGGCAAAAATGGCTTAGAAGCTCTGCTCAAATCCGACCAGATGCTCAAACTTGCTGAGCGATGCAACTATCACACCGTTGAAGATTTGATCGCAGGAATTGGCTATGGCGAAACGTCGGTTAATGCTGTTGTTAATAAATTGCGGGAGCATCAGCATAGCGAGCGTTATATCAATCCCCAAAAATATGAAGCTCGCCATGAGCCTAATCATAACCACAATTCTAAATCGCCAATTTTAGGACTAGAGGGAATGGTTTACTCGATCGCAGGCTGTTGTGCGCCTCTCCCTGGGGAAGCAATTACGGGAGTTGTGTCTTTAGGTAGTAATCGCGGGATTACGATCCATCGCAATGATTGTAATAATTTAGCGAGTATCCCTAGCGATCGCCTTCTGCATGTGGCATGGAATCAGCGCAAAGAGAATGATCAAGTTATCACCTATCCCATTGATATTCGCGTAGAAACCATAGATCGGGTAGGTGTACTACGAGATATTTTGACTCGCCTCTCCGATAACAAGATTAATGTCCGTAAGGCAAATGTGCAGACCAAAAAAGGTAAAGCGGCAATTATTGATTTAAGTATTGATATTAGCGATCGTCACCAATTTGATCGTGTTTGCAATCAAATCAAAAAAATGTGTGACACCCTCTCTGTCTCGCGACTTGTTACCGAATAA